From the Pediococcus acidilactici genome, the window GTGCGTACTGAACCAGATGGCTCAACGTACTTCGCTTTGAACCAATAAACGGTTGAATGAGGGGCTGGTCTACTGCTGGACGACTAGGCAAGCATTGAACTTCAATTTCAAAGTACGTCTTAATGCGGTCCACGTATGGCGATATTTTAAAATTGCTGCCGTCGTTACCACGTTTAGGATAGGTAAAGATCAACCGTTGGGAACCAATCATAAAGGTCAGGTAGTTCAAGTAAGGTTCTTGGCGCATTTGTCGTTCGTTGCTCATTTTAAGAAACTGATCGTCCTCAAGTTGGTCACTAACTTGCGCCTTCCCTTCCTGGCTCAAGAAGTCGTTGTCCTGGATTTGTTCGGGCATGGCCCGGTCGGTCGCGCCAATGATGAAGACCACCTTACGATCCATCATCTGTACCATGCCACTTTCTGAAATTAAAACTTGGTCCAGGGTGGAAGGAATTTGGGAATAAGTTGCATTTTCAAATCCTGCGTTTAATAACCCGATGAAATTGTTAGGATCAAACGGCTGATCACCTAAAATGTCGACAAATTCATCGAGCATCATCACGAAGGTTTCCCAAGTTTGTTCCGGCTCGGCGGCTTTGGCTAAGTTGCCATCTTCAATCCACTGGTCTCGCCAAGCAAGCAACCATTGGTCAACGTGGTTGCGCATTAAGAATTGATACAACGCTTTGGCTGCTGTAGCACCATCTTCGGCAACTGCCAGCTGGTTAAAAAACGGGGTGACCGTTTTCACCACGTAGTCCTTAATCTCGTTAATCCGTCTGTTAATTTCCCGTTCCTCGTCAGTTTGCTGGTCCATATCAACGTCGTTAAAACGCTGGTACTGCCACGGAGCCTTTTGAAGCCACTTATTTCCATAAATCCCCTGACGCAGAACGTAATTTTCCGTAATGTGGACGCTTTTAACAAAATCCTTACCATCCGGATCGGCATCATTTTCGGGCCGTAGGAGGCCGGTTTTCAACAAACGCATGACGTCTTCATAACGATAGTGCCGTTTTTGAATATCAAATAACGCGTTGATCAACTCTAGCAACGGATGATTCTTCATCGCCACTTGCATATCGTAAAAAATGGGAATATCGAACTGGTCAAAAATTGGCTTAATAATCGTGTCGTAGTCACTTAAATGACGGGCCAAAACCGAAAAATCAGAGAAGTTTAGGCGGTCATCTTTGGTCATCATTTGCCGAATCGCCGTGGCCACGTGTTCTACCTCAGCGTATCGACTATTAAACTCGAGTATTTCCACACTATTATTTTGCTCATGTCGATTGGTGGTAGCCCGCTTACCTTGAGTAGAGGAAACCCAGTACTGCTCTAATTTTCTTAGGTCGTCATTCACTCGACTTTGCGTGATCAATTGCGGTGAAGCCACTGAAATCTTGTTTTCACGGGCCCATTCATTTATTTTGAAAAATAATTTTTCATTTTCAAAAAACAAACTATTTTCTGAAAGCTTTTCATTAATCGGGTTTCGGTCCATTACTAAGTCGATTATCACGGTTGCGTTAGCCTTAATTAACGTCTGAATTAAATTGAGTTCTTCAGCGGTAAAATTAGAAAAACCACTAATGATAAAGCTTTGCGAACTTAGATCCATTTTTGCAAGCCGCGCAGTTAACGCCCGTAAGATATCACTATTGTCTACGAACTTCTGTTGAATTGCTTCATCGTAAGCCGTATAAATGATGTTCAGATCGTGTAACTTAGCCATTAAATCTAATTGGGGGTCTTCCTTTTCAGCCAGCTGGTCAATAATTTGACTTAAATTTTCGGGACTAACGTTTCCTTGCTTAAATTCGGCTAACTGACTTGTAATTTCTTGGATTAACCCTAACTGCGCATCAATGTTATCAAATAAAAGTAACTCTTCCTGGTGCTCAGCAATGATTCGGTATAGCAACATGCTCGTACTTGAACTAGTTAAGCGTGGGTATTGGTAAATGCTGCTATTACGCAAAAAGAACCATGCTAACCGGCTAATAGATAAAATTTGAACGTCTTTCTCGGCAAAAACTGGCCCTGTAGAAGAACTTTTTGCTCGCAGTTTTTGCAGCAATTGAATTTCAGATTGAAACTTAATATGGTTAGGCACTAAATAATAGACTTTACGTTGTTTTTGCCGTTGCTGAAGTTCAATCACCGTTTCAGCAACCGCATCTAAATGATCGACACTTGCCGGTCCGTACATAAATTTAAGTGGCATAGTTCCTCCTTATTGGGGTTGTGAAATTCCCACCGACTGGTTTTGGTACTCTTCCGTTAAAATTGCTCGTTCAATAACCTTAGCCACCGCGCTTGTACCAACTTCCTTAACAGTAATCGGTTGGCCTTCAGGAGTGATAACTAAATCATTGTTCTGAACTTCATTTTTAACTTCAACTGGCCGTAAGATGCTGTAGGGTAGCTCGGTTTCGTCGACTAATTTGGCTACGTACTTAACTTCCAATAACAGTTCTTTAAGGTCCTGAACTTCAATCCAAGTTGGATTGATCTCAGCATCCATTCCAGCGGTCGCCAGCAAAACGATCTTATTCACTTGGAGAGTTTGCTCTTCTAACCGGTCCACCACCGTCTCAAATTCTTCATCCATCCCCAGGTGTAACAAGTCAACGTATAGGACGTCGTAGCTGCCCGTTGCTTCCTGAACTTCAGCAGTCGTAACCGAAAATTCTGATAAAGCATTTAGGTCCTCGACCACCGTTTGGGATACGGGGCGATCCATTCCGATTGCTAGTATTTTCATCATATTCTCCTTTTAAAACCTCTTTTTACCATTATAGAACGGATTCACCCTTTCTCCAATTTTATCGATTATTAGTTTTTTGCTGCGCCGTCCACGTAGCCCGAGTTGTTGAAATATTTTTTATGTGTTAAAATTTCAAACAAATTAAATGGACCCAAGCCTATATAATGTCTTAATCTGGTTGACAGTTTCTACCCAACGCCGTAAATGTTGGACTATAGGAATTTTTAACTTACATAATCAGAAACCGGCTGGGAAATGAGCTAGTCAGTCTGCCTGACACACCGATTTGGAGCACCTTTTTAGGTGGCCAATCCATTTCGGTGACGCCTTCGCAAACTGCTAACCCCTCATGTCCCAGCTTTTTTAATTGTAGTTTGTAATTCCCCAAGCTACCTGTTTTATAGGCTCGCTTTCATAACTTTTGAAAATATATGAAAACGAGGTATGTATTTTATGAAAACTAATGATTCATACGCTGACGCGCCGATTACCGAGATCACCCCGCAATTAACCGAGGGTAAGGCTGCGGTATTAGGCTTTCAGCACCTCTTAGCAATGTACTCTGGCGACGTTATCGTTCCCCTGTTAATCGGGGGCTTTTTACATTTTAGCGCCGCTCAAATGACCTATTTGGTGTCCATCGACATTTTCATGTGTGGAATTGCCACCCTTTTGCAAATCAGAACCACCCCGCTCACCGGAATCGGGCTTCCGGTTGTCCTTGGTTGCGCTATCCAATCGGTTCAACCGTTAGAACGAATCGGCGGGGGGCTGGGCATTACGGCAATGTATGGTGCAATTATTGCCTCCGGGCTCTTCGTCATCTTGGTTGCCGGACTTTTCTCTAAGATCCGCGGACTTTTCCCGCCCATCGTAACCGGCTCAATTATTACCGTGATTGGCTTCACCTTGATTCCAGTTGCCTTTGAAGACATCGGTGGGGGAAACCCCGCCGCCCAATCGTACGGTGATCTTAAGAATCTGCTAGTCGGCTTAATTACCGTAGCCGTAATTGTGATGATCAACGTCTGGGCCCGTGGTTTTATGCGTTCTATTGCGGTTCTGATTGGAATCTTAGTGGGAACCGGAATTGCTGCTTTATTAGGAATGGTGTCGTTTGCGCCCGTTTTACAAGCAAGCTGGTTCCATTTTCCGCGCCCCTTCTATTTTGGAGTTCCCACCTTCAACCTCTCAGCAATTTTAACGATGATTATGGTGACCCTCACTACGATGATTGAATCTACCGGCGTGTTTTTTGCCCTCGGTGATTTGGTTGGAAAAGAGATTACCCAGAATGACCTAAAACGAGGCTACCGGGCTGAAGGAGTTGCCGCCATCTTGGGTGGTATTTTTAACACCTTTCCTTACTCGACTTTTTCCGAAAACGTTGGTGTTTTACAACTTTCCGGCGTTAAGAGTCGCAAACCGCTTTACTACGCTGCGGGATTTCTAATTTTACTAGGTCTTTTACCAAAAGCTGGTGCCATGGCAACAATTATCCCATCAAGCGTCCTTGGGGGTGCCATGTTAGTAATGTTTGGCATCGTCGGAATTCAAGGAATCCGGATTCTTCAAAAGGTTGATTTCAACCAAACTAAGGATATCTTGATTAGTGCCTTATCGATCGGAATGGGCTTGGGTTCAACCGTAGATCCGCAAATCTATCGGGCCTTGCCACAAGCTTGCCAAATGCTTCTGACGAACGGAATTGTAGTTGCCAGCATTACTGCCGTAGTTCTCAACTTACTATTCAACGGTTACGATTCTTCGCGATAATTGTTCTCCGCTAATTATGCTAAAATTAAGTTAAATTGAAGTTAATGTCAGTGAATGAAACGACCGACCCACCTAGTTTAAGGTGCGCCGTTCTCCGCCTTAGCGATGTCGCTTCGTTCTTGGCATTTTTCTTTTAGGATGGAGAATTTAACGATGGAAAATAATTTTATTTGTACTTGGGCACGGGACACCTCGCCATTGATGCAAGCTTATCACGCTAACGAATGGGGCCAAGTTTCCCACGATGACCGTTACATGTTTGAAATGCTCTCACTGGAAGGTTACCAAGCTGGGCTTAGTTGGAACACGATTCTTAATAAACGGGCTGCCTTTAAAGAATCCTTCGCTAACTTTGAGGTCGCTAAGGTTGCCCAAATGACGGATGCTGACGTGGAAAAGCTCATGCAAAATCCAGCTATTTTACGGCATCGCGGTAAATTAAAAGCCACCATTATGAACGCCCAGGCCTTTATGCGGGTCCAGGCGGAGTTTGGCAGCTTTGATAAATATATTTGGCAATTTGTTAACGGCCGGCAAATCAACGACCACATCCGGATTCCAGAAGAAATTCACGCACAAACGCCATTGTCCGCTAAAATTTCTACAGACTTAAAGCAACGGGGGTTTAAGTTTGTGGGACCGGTCATTGTCTATTCGTTCATGCAAGCAATTGGTTTAATTAACGACCACGAAATTGAATGCATGTATAACCCTGGATAAGGAGGTCGTTGCTATGGAACCACTAATTTTCACGCCCGCGAACGGGACCATTCCCGACGCTTATTTCATCGGTCGTTGGGTAGCCCGGAACCTTGCAAAACGGTCAGTGATGTACACCACCAACTTAGGGGCTCAGGTCCTCTTTGAAGTTCAAGATACCGAGACGGTTACCTTCGAGTGGGTACTTCCCGACCTAGACACTCCGCAAACCATCACCATTTTTGTCGATGAGGAGCCTCAAATCATTGAACTTAAAGAAACTCAATTTGAACTTCAATTAAATTCAGACCAGCGCCACGTTCTACACCTGTACTTTACGGGCAACACCGACCAAGACCCGGTTTGGACATCTTCTGCGGGACTGGCTTTGGCCGCCATTCGGGTTGCTCCTGGCGGCCAGATGCGAGCCCTTAAACCTGCCGGACCCCTAGTGGCTTGGATTGGTGATTCAATTACCGCAGGATGCTGGGTTCGCAAAAAAGTACCTTCCAGCGGCTATGGAGCTGACGTTAACTACGCCGCTTTAATTTCCCGCAAGTTAGGTTGGGAAGACTACCGGATCGCTTACAGTGCGGCTGGCATCATTCGTTACGGGGCGGGCGGAGTCCCTGCTGCACCGCGCTTTATTAACTACGTGGATTATCAAATTCCAGCACCTCCTGTGCACCCTGCATTCGTTTTCCTTAATTTAGGAACTAACGATTGGCAATTTGATGCCCCGGTTTTTGAAATGTACTTCACCGCCTTTATGAAGGAAGTTCAATTTAAGTTCAATGAAGCTCAAATTTTTGTAATAATTCCCCTTAACCAAAGCCATGCTCCTTCAATTGCAGCCATCGCTAAGGCATTTAACTTCACCGTAATCCCGACCGCTAGTTGGGAAATATCGACCACGGATGAAGTTCATCCCGACGTGGCTGGCTCCCAATCTTTTAGTCACCACCTGCTCGATTGGCTGCAAACCCATGGCTGGGTTTAATGCGCCCGGTTCTCGCTTCGCTTTAGTCCAATCCCGGTAAAACCACTCAGGATTGAAAAGACGGGCGACAACAGGCTGAAAAAGGCAAATGGGAGGTAGTCTAAGGTGGCTACGTGGAACGTGTTGGCCGCAAACGTAGCTGCCACTCCCCACGGAACCAAGTAATTAATCACGGTCCCACCATCTTCTAAAGCCCGGCTTAGTGCAACGTTAGCTAAGCCGGCTTTTTTGAATGTTGCTTTAAAAGCTTTCCCCGGTAGAATTACGGATAAAAATTGTTCCCCAATCAGGAGGTTGGCCCCCATCGCGCTGAGAACTACCGCCAAAATAAGTTTTCCATCACTATTTAAGACGCGCGCAACTGGTTCCATCACTTGATTAATCAATCCTAAATGAACGAGTACGCCCCCTAACGATAAAGTCACCACAATCAGTGAAACGGTGGTCATCATACTAGCAATCCCACCCCGACTCAGTAATTGGTCAACCTCAAGGTTCCCGGTGTGCGCTACGTAGCCAGTTTCGATAATTTTAGCTACGTGTTGCACAGAGGTGCGCGGGTGTTCAAGCCAAATCAACCCTACCGACACCCCGATATTGATAAAGAGGGTGGGAACTGCCGGAATGCGACGCCAGGCGCAAACAAACATTAACCCGATTGGAATCAAGACCCACCAGCCAGTTGCAAAATGAGTTCTTAAAATCATTTCGGTATGCTGAATTTTACTGATGTCGGCGTTTCGCGCATCGCCCGCCCCAAAAATGGCGAATAGAATTAAGGCACCGCCAAACGCTGGCAACGTTGACCACATCAAATTCCGAATGTGATCAAATAGGTCCGCGTCAACTACCGCCGCGGACAGGTTGGTTGATTCAGAAAGTGGCGAGCATTTGTCACCAAAAACTGCTCCGGAAATGATTGCTCCAGCAACCAGTGCGGGATTGATGCCCATCGTCATTCCCATCCCAAAAAAGGCGATTCCCACGGTCGACATGACCGTAAATGCCGAGCCAACCGCGGTGCCGACGAGCGCACACACTACAAAAACCGAGGGGATGAACCAGTTTACGCTAATCATTTTAAAACCTACGAGCATCAACGTCGGAATGATTCCTGCCGCAATCCAAACGCTGATTAAGGCACCCACTAAGATAAAAATAAAAATTGGAATAATCCCAGTCTCAATCCCCTTCTTAATTCCATCATTAATTGCCTGCCAACTAAAACCTCGCAGTTTTGCCCAGACGGTCAATAAGCCTAACACCAAGAGCACTGGCGTTTGGGGCGACAACCCTAACTTAATCACGCCGGTTCCTAAAATTACCAACATAACAATCAAAACTATACTTGCTTCCCGCGTCCCTACCTTTTGCATCCTTTTCCTCCTTAATTTAGCTAATAAAAAATCCCGGCTGTATTTAAAATACAACCGGGACGAATTGACCGTGGTACCACCCAAATTAGACCCCTCCCCAAAAAAGAGAGTCTCACTCACTAGATGATAACGGTTCTAGTTATTAGCCGTTTTTAATAAAACTATTCCACGGTATTTCGCCGCAATAATCCTGATCGGTTCGCAGCAACCACCGACTTCCTGACACCCAGATTATCCGCTACTTAATGTGAAAGTTATTACGCTTTAAATTATTATAGCTAGCCTATCATGGACGTTTTCAAACGTCAAATGCCAGCTCCTACAAGATTGGGGACAGCAGTCGCGAAAAGATCTGTTTGAACTTCAGCCACTGGGATTGGCGATTGAACATGGCCACCGTCTGTAGGCTGGAATTTTCAATATCCTTTAAGTAAATTTCTTCTAATTGGTGTGCAATCCGCTCGTCGTACATAAAGGCGTTAACTTCAAAATTAAGTTTAAAACTCCGAAAATCTAAGTTGGCGGAACCCACCGAAGACACCTTGCCATCGACAACCATCGTTTTGGCGTGTAAAAAGCCGTTATTGTAGTAATAAACCTTGATGCCCCATTTCGCACATTGCCAAGCGTAGTACTGGGTCGCCCGGTAAACAAAGACGTGGTCGGGCTTGCAAGGAACCATGATTCGCACGTCAACTCCCGAGTTGGCCGCTAAACGGAGCGCGTCTAGGACGCTATCATCGGGAATCAAGTACGGCGACTGAATCCAAATCGACTTCTTCGCCGCGTTGATCATCTTCAAGTAACCCATCTTAATCTTTTCAATGTCCGAATCCGGACCGTTAGAGACGATTTGCAGGCTGGTATGCCCCTTAACTTCTGCCACCGGAAAGTAAACTGAACCCGGCTTAAACTCTTCGCTCATTGGATGGGCGCGGTCCGTAGCGTTCCAATCCAAAATAAACCGGGATTGCAAGCTATAAACTCCCGATCCCACAATCTTTAAATGGGTGTCGCGCCAATAACCAAACTTTTCTTTCCGTCCTAAATACTGGTCCCCGACGTTAAATCCTCCGACGTAACCAATTCTGCCGTCAATCACCACAATTTTACGGTGATCCCGGAAATTTAGCCGAAAATCAGTGAGGGCTGACCGGGTGCCCAAAAATGGAAAGGCCTGCCCACCAAGCTCATTTAGCTTCTTAAAGAAACTTCGCTTAGTCCCCATTGAACCCCACGAGTCCCACAGAACCTTCACTTCCACGCCTTCTTTAGCCTTTTGTTCTAACAATTTACGCAAATCATTTCCAATTCGATCGTCATAAATTGTATAAAACTCAACGTGAATGTGTTTTTGAGCTTTTTTTATTTCCGCAAACATATCGTCAAACAGTTCGTGGCCGTCGGTAATAATTTTAACGTTATTCCGTCGGGTTAAAAACGCGTAGTCGGTCCGCGTAAAGAACTGCACCATTCCTGCCGAATCCTTCACAACTTGATCGGCAGCCGTAAGGGTCGTTTCCTTAAGCTCCTTACGCTGGTGTTCCATAATTTGATCTAGTTCCAAACGGGTCTTGCTCTTCAACGGAAACAACTTGTTTTCCGGCAACTTGCGGCCGACAAAGGCGTAAATAATAAATCCAAATAATGGCAAAAAACACAATACCAAAAGCCAAGCCCAAGTCGCGGCAATATCACGACGTTGTCTAAAAACCGTATATAAAGCCCCCGCCACGTTTAGTATCAAAACTACATCAACAATCCATTTTAAAATCTGCAATGCCATCCCCCCATATTAATCCTATGCCTTATCATACTATCTCCTTTAGAAATTAAAAGTGATTTTTTATATTACCCCATTAATTATTTCAAATGTAATCAAATATCCGACAAAATGTAACCTGTCAGCAATCAAAAATTCACAATTTCTTCACATTTTCCCCCTATAGTAACAGTATAGATAACTTTTTCATTTACTCCCCCCATAAGGTGAATGAAAGGTCTCAAAGACCAGTTACTTATTACCTGTATGCGTCTCCTTAGTGAGACGCTTTTTTTGTGCCTAAAAAGCAGGTAGACCAATCTCGCCCATTTTTTTTGGCAGTTGGCCTACCTGCTTTTTATTTGAGCAAGCAATGAAAGCTAGGCAGTTTGGCGACAGTAGTTAAAAGCAATCGGGACCCGAATTAGGTATACCTAATTACTGGTTTTAGGTACGCACGGAAACTAATTTTTAATGCACCCTTTTTCAAACATCAAAATTCAAGTACGAAAAAGAGCAGGGACAAAAGTCAGGTAGTTTATGTGTATTAACCAAAAATCGACCATTATACCTGTATTTGGCATAATGATCGATTTGGGGTCAAGCGGATCAAACTAACTTTGGGCGTGTTGACCTTACTAAAGCCAACACGCCCAAATGTTTTTTCAAAAATCTTATTCTGGAAAAAGAACTTTTATCAGCGTCTTTACTGGCTTTTCTTTATCCCAGGCTAATTAATTTTAGTATTTAGTCCATTCCTTTAAACTGGGACCGTTTGTTGGGTACTAAGAATTGAGCTGGAACCGGCTTGCGCTGCGGATCCTCACTCCAGTAGCGAGGAATCAAGTGGACATGGCAATGAAAAACGCTTTGCCCTGCGGCCGCCCCCGAATTAATGGTCACGTTGTAACCATCCGGGTGGTACTTTTCATCTAAGATTGCCTTATTTTGTTCAATTAAATCCCAGATTGCTTTGCGTTCCTCGGCGGTAACATCCCAAATCTGCCGAACGTGTCGTTTCGGGATGATTAAGGTGTGCCCCTTGCTTACTGGATAAAAATCAAGAAAGGAAGCGGCAAGCTCATTTTCCACGATGTAGTCCGCCTCTGTTTTTTGGCAAAATACACAGTTTGGGTCGGTTTTCATATCTGTTCCCTCCATTCAGTCCCATTGTACACAAAAAGCAGGGCAAAAGGGATTCTTTCGTCCTGCTTTAGGTTATTCAACGGCTAAATCGTTGATATTTTTCTTTGCTTTTTCGTTGTGACTCCAGAACGGAACTTTTACTACACCCATCACCTTTGATTTCTTTACGAATCCCCAATAACGGCTATCGTTAGAAACGCTACGATGGTCACCTAAAACAAAGTAGGAATCCTTTGGAACCTTTACCGGATTCTTTGCCCAACCATACTTATTGGCAATCGAACTGAGCGTCCAGTTCCCCGTTCCGGTCGTTCGTTGTTCTTCGTCAATAAACTTTTGCGGAACTTCTTTACCATTTACGTAAAGTTTGCCGTCTTTGTAACTGATCGTGTCGCCTGGAACCCCAATCACCCGCTTTACGTAATCAACTGGTTGAGTAGCCGCCGGATCCTCTCCGTGGGCGTCAAACACAATTACGCTCATTCGTTTGATTTTGGCTTGTTTCCAAACTAGCACCCGTTCGCTATCTTGTAAGTTAGGCTGCATTGACGAACCGTCAACCTTTACGATTTGGAACAAGTAAGTTTTAACAAGAAAAGCAATTAATAAACCAACTACGATTGGCAAAACCCAATCCCTTAAAAACCTCATTAACTCTCCTCCAGACTATCTCATACGACTTAATAATTTTAATTGTAGCCCAAAGTACTCTGGATGTCTTAAGATTTTTAGTTTTGAAACCAAATTTTGATATTTCTATATCTTTTTGAAATATAACTGTTATATTCGGGTATTTTTAACTTAAATTGAAGTTCAGGATTTGCTTAAACAGGGCAAATTGAAGTTCAATCACACTTCGTCAAAATCAATATCCAAGTCCTGTCCTAACGCGACATCCTCTTCCTTAAGGTACTGATGATCCAGCATTTTTACGAACGGATAGTAGATAATAATTCCTAAAATAATTTCCACCAGTTGCAAAACTGACCCCGTCCAGCTTCCGGTAGCCAGCCAGCCCGAAATAATTGGTGGGGTCGTCCATGGTAGTAAAACCCCGTTCGTCCGTGGCACCCATCCAAGGGTGAACACCACTCCCGAGATGAAAGTATTTAACACGGGCACGATGATGAATGGAATCGCAATAATCGGATTCAAAACTACTGGCAAACCAAAAATAATTGGCTCGTTAATTCCAAATACTCCCGGCAAAATTGCCAGCTTGCCTAACTCCCGAATCCGTTTTGAACGACAAACTGCAAACATGACGATCAAGAGGGATAACGTACTTCCGCCACCTCCATAGGTCGTAAAAATATCAATAAATGGCTGTGTGTAAATATGCGGAAGCGGTAAATGATTTTGGAAAGCTTTCAAGTTATCCTGGGTAAGTACGAAGAAAATTGGTGACCAAACCGAATTAGTAATCGTCGGTCCGTTAATCCCGAACACCCACAGGAGACTGGCCAAGAAGTTGTAGAGCAATACCGATGGCAACGAGTTTCCTACGTGTTTAAGCGGTGCTTGTAACAAAGTATAAATGAAGTTATATGCGGTATCGAAACTTGAAATGCTAAAACCGATTCGAATCAAGAAAAATAGCAAAATTACTAGCGCACTCGGAATTAACGCGTCAAACGATTGGCTTACTGCTGGTGGGACTCCGTCAGGCATTTTAATGGTCCAATGATGCTTCACCGCAAAGCGGTAAACTTCGACACTAACAATTGAGATGAAAATCCCTAGGAAAATTCCGTTAGGTCCTACGTACATGGTTTGCACCGCGCTTACCGCCGTTTTACCAACCGTAAACGATGTCGGAGTCAAAATGAGAAACGAAACTAGGGCGACCACCGCGGAATGAATGGCCTCAAGCCCCCGATTTTTTCCATAAGCGTAACCAATCCCCATACAGGATAAAATTCCGGTGAAACTAAATACCGAATTGGAAACCGCGCTAAACCATTCCGTCCAGTGTTCGCCTAAAACCCGGGTCCAAAAACTTTCCCAGCCTGGAATGGGAAAATTACCGATTAGCAAGAAGATCGAGGTAACGATGATTAACGGCGTGATGATTAAGAACCCATCCCGCAAAGACTTTAAAACCACGTTATTTCCCAATTTAGATGCTAACGGCATTAATACTTGTTCAAACTTCTTCTGCATATCTTCCAAGCCCCCTTTGCTTTTAAATTTAGTAGCAGTACCGTTCCTTAAAGGTGGTCAAATCTTCGTGACTAGCTGCGAGTGCGCAACCTTCGGCAAGGTGGTCAATCGCCGCCGACAATCCCGTTCCACCTTTTTTAGGCATTTTTACGATTAATAATTGATCTTTATATTGATCAATAATGGACGCGTTCTTTTCTGCAGCCGTCGCTTGTAATGCCGGAATTTCAGTACCCTTTTGAAACGCCGTCGTTAACTCACAAGCCATTTGCGAAAATTCCGGATAATCATAGGTCGGACCGATTACGACCACGTCAGCTTCCATTTTGACGGCCATTTTGGTGAATTTTTCCTGGACTAGTTCCGGGTGTTCCCGGTAATAATCCGTTCCACAGTAAAAGGTGCCGATTACTTCTCCACCTACCTTTGCCAAAGCCTTGGCGGTCGTTTCCGCGCTGCCTAAAGCGACTTTTTTACCGCCCAACGGGGTGTCGGCGCGTTCTTTGCCACCTAACCCCGCTTGGATTTGGTCTAATATAATGATGACTTTCAAAAAATCCCCTCCTTTGTTTTATTTAATGGGTGCCTTAATTCGTTTTTCATAAGCGTCCAACCACTCCTGCGTAATGGGTTCAATCCGGG encodes:
- a CDS encoding exodeoxyribonuclease V subunit gamma, with amino-acid sequence MPLKFMYGPASVDHLDAVAETVIELQQRQKQRKVYYLVPNHIKFQSEIQLLQKLRAKSSSTGPVFAEKDVQILSISRLAWFFLRNSSIYQYPRLTSSSTSMLLYRIIAEHQEELLLFDNIDAQLGLIQEITSQLAEFKQGNVSPENLSQIIDQLAEKEDPQLDLMAKLHDLNIIYTAYDEAIQQKFVDNSDILRALTARLAKMDLSSQSFIISGFSNFTAEELNLIQTLIKANATVIIDLVMDRNPINEKLSENSLFFENEKLFFKINEWARENKISVASPQLITQSRVNDDLRKLEQYWVSSTQGKRATTNRHEQNNSVEILEFNSRYAEVEHVATAIRQMMTKDDRLNFSDFSVLARHLSDYDTIIKPIFDQFDIPIFYDMQVAMKNHPLLELINALFDIQKRHYRYEDVMRLLKTGLLRPENDADPDGKDFVKSVHITENYVLRQGIYGNKWLQKAPWQYQRFNDVDMDQQTDEEREINRRINEIKDYVVKTVTPFFNQLAVAEDGATAAKALYQFLMRNHVDQWLLAWRDQWIEDGNLAKAAEPEQTWETFVMMLDEFVDILGDQPFDPNNFIGLLNAGFENATYSQIPSTLDQVLISESGMVQMMDRKVVFIIGATDRAMPEQIQDNDFLSQEGKAQVSDQLEDDQFLKMSNERQMRQEPYLNYLTFMIGSQRLIFTYPKRGNDGSNFKISPYVDRIKTYFEIEVQCLPSRPAVDQPLIQPFIGSKRSTLSHLVQYARSMKESKQPADARWNLIYSILEAGRWHDLTDRLMGSLSYKNVPRKLKPAIVTELYGDKIYASVSKLEEFFRNEYSYFLKYGLKLQERETADLSPADTGQYFHAAMDNLVKIITQADLNFNEVNEKQIKQVTQRVLETMRQDSQFDQFNGTYRMGYLRKQLDRTVETMVTAIFKQLARTRMRPIASEQMFGQIGLKEGLPALNFKVNEKQEVNVRGKIDRIDKINIEGQPYLGVVDYKSSTRKFDFADAYYGLAMQMLLYLDVVQQNRQRIDPHEQARLSSALYMIFQDPLLKATDLKVQDEDQLQQALFKKFSLNGFILNNEELLKEIDKTVAENGKSAVYPFDFTKSGSLTKASLNNVVSETELQDLIKHAEEKVIEAGQRIFSGEVDLNPVQWPDRTTALEYSPYKEIMQFDAMLPENNYRVLEKLDKETVLKKIEEERKKNGN
- a CDS encoding NAD(P)H-binding protein; this translates as MKILAIGMDRPVSQTVVEDLNALSEFSVTTAEVQEATGSYDVLYVDLLHLGMDEEFETVVDRLEEQTLQVNKIVLLATAGMDAEINPTWIEVQDLKELLLEVKYVAKLVDETELPYSILRPVEVKNEVQNNDLVITPEGQPITVKEVGTSAVAKVIERAILTEEYQNQSVGISQPQ
- a CDS encoding purine permease, with the protein product MKTNDSYADAPITEITPQLTEGKAAVLGFQHLLAMYSGDVIVPLLIGGFLHFSAAQMTYLVSIDIFMCGIATLLQIRTTPLTGIGLPVVLGCAIQSVQPLERIGGGLGITAMYGAIIASGLFVILVAGLFSKIRGLFPPIVTGSIITVIGFTLIPVAFEDIGGGNPAAQSYGDLKNLLVGLITVAVIVMINVWARGFMRSIAVLIGILVGTGIAALLGMVSFAPVLQASWFHFPRPFYFGVPTFNLSAILTMIMVTLTTMIESTGVFFALGDLVGKEITQNDLKRGYRAEGVAAILGGIFNTFPYSTFSENVGVLQLSGVKSRKPLYYAAGFLILLGLLPKAGAMATIIPSSVLGGAMLVMFGIVGIQGIRILQKVDFNQTKDILISALSIGMGLGSTVDPQIYRALPQACQMLLTNGIVVASITAVVLNLLFNGYDSSR
- a CDS encoding DNA-3-methyladenine glycosylase I; this encodes MENNFICTWARDTSPLMQAYHANEWGQVSHDDRYMFEMLSLEGYQAGLSWNTILNKRAAFKESFANFEVAKVAQMTDADVEKLMQNPAILRHRGKLKATIMNAQAFMRVQAEFGSFDKYIWQFVNGRQINDHIRIPEEIHAQTPLSAKISTDLKQRGFKFVGPVIVYSFMQAIGLINDHEIECMYNPG
- a CDS encoding GDSL-type esterase/lipase family protein — translated: MEPLIFTPANGTIPDAYFIGRWVARNLAKRSVMYTTNLGAQVLFEVQDTETVTFEWVLPDLDTPQTITIFVDEEPQIIELKETQFELQLNSDQRHVLHLYFTGNTDQDPVWTSSAGLALAAIRVAPGGQMRALKPAGPLVAWIGDSITAGCWVRKKVPSSGYGADVNYAALISRKLGWEDYRIAYSAAGIIRYGAGGVPAAPRFINYVDYQIPAPPVHPAFVFLNLGTNDWQFDAPVFEMYFTAFMKEVQFKFNEAQIFVIIPLNQSHAPSIAAIAKAFNFTVIPTASWEISTTDEVHPDVAGSQSFSHHLLDWLQTHGWV